The stretch of DNA AATATGATCCACAAAAGGCACATTATAATGTTGTAAGCAAAAATCATATcatttactatagagaaaaagagAAATGCAAGAAATCGGAATATGGTAAAGGCTGCAAAAGTATATATCCATGGTTGCATTCTTTTTTCATATTCCTAAAATGTACAGTAaggatttatatttaaaacgTTAGATGTATGATATAACTACATTACCTTTCTTAGAGCATTGATCAACATAATGCTAGTAACAAAGACAGCCATTGAAAGTAAAATGGAAAAACAAGCAAACATCACTAGCGTGTTTCTTACTAAAAATTAATGGCAATGAAGAAAACAGTTCATGTTTAAGTACACATTGCTTACCGTGTCTACTTCCTACATATACAAATTGGAAAGATATAACATAGTATCCATAGTGTGTAGAACCTGGGGCAgccatagcataacaatatagaTCAAAACATGCAGTTATTATAGTAAAAATCGACAGCAActgcaataaaacaaatattttactcTCTTTAAACATCACAACATTCCAATAATTACATAGAAATAAGAATATTATAGTTTTTCTGTATAGTAGGCTATTCAAAACATACCAATGAAAATATAGCTGCAATTAAGGAAGCCCGTTGAACATCTAAAAATATGGCATCTTGTACAAGGGGCTTTTGGTACCAAGGTATCTTTAACGATTTTAAACTCCTAGAAGACCTGTGTAGATTAGCATTACTTCTGGAAGTTGTGTGTGAATACACAGAAGGTGTGCCCCTAGTAGGTGATTTCTTCCCGTAATCCATTTTGAAAAATGTGGTGTTTTAAAACTTGCATATAAAACAGTGTTCAGTTAATACCTAAAAACTTTATGAAATTGCTTAATTGAGTATAATTAAAAGTTATTCATTGTAGTTTGATTGTAGTATTTACCTCAGTGACAGTTGCGATGACAAATCAACCTAGATTGTAAACACAGGGGCGTGGTGCTATTCGACAAAAGGTACAAGATAGAAATTGAAATTACTAACAGTTGTGTATATAATTTTTACTATTCTTACGTTTCTATTTAAATTGTAGATAAATGGATGCATTATATAGTCTCTAATATAGTTTCATATTGTTAACAGAACATGTCGTGCATTTTTATTGACATATCTATATAGCAGTGTTGTTAACTCTGCAACTGAATATTTCCGTAGAGGTCGCTTCAAAAATCCGTAGAAATCCGTAGAACAGAAAGATGTGCTTGGTACAGTGTTGCCAGATGGATATTTTCAACAACAGGAGAAAAGGGCAATACAAAACAGGAGATTTCCTTTCAAAAAcagtagatttatttttattttatataatacatacataaaatTTAACGTATATCTAATTCAACGTAAACAGTGAGGATGTTTACAGTGATTACTGGCATGGCAATCACTGTTTAAAAGTTAAAGACCGTAAATAATTAGGTCGAAGTTATTATTCCAAACATCCATAATTCAAATCGTTTTCAAATTTTATGGTACCAAAGGCTCACATCAGAATTTAGGTCATAATATTTACCATATATACATAAAAGTTTAAGAGTGGGTGAATGATTTATTGTTACTAATAGGTGCCGATAGCGAATGATGTTAATTGTTATGGTTTGGGTATCAAATTACAATTACgaatttaacaaatttaaacagtAGATTTCCAAATAGCTCATATTTATAATGTTAGGACGGGGAGTCCCCAAGGTAAATCTTAGCATTCCATCTGAGATCACTGTTATTCCCCTAAGCGCCGAGGATTCACCTGttacgaaaattgaaattcatcATTTCACGGCATTACAGAGGACTAGATGTCAATTAATTATTTGATAAATACTTCTATTTCTATAAAAAGCTAAGAGTCTAAGAGTaaaaattctatttttataaaaagctAAGAGTAAAAAATCCCAATTTTATTCTTGATTGCTGCAGCTGAAAAATCCGTAGAAATGTGATCGATATCCGAAAATCCTAAGTAATTTCGAAAATCCGTAGATCTACAGATAAATCCGTAGAGTTAACAACACTGCTATATAGAAATTATTGTTTTACCTATTTTTGGTTCTGAAAGGTAGGCAAACATATTTACACTAAATATAAATCGTAAATAGTAAAGATTTCCATTGTAAGTGAAATTGgttgtaaataattaaataaaaaactgtaaGATCCTCAGTGACGAATATTGATTTTTATACTGGTCTCTAGCAAGCAGGAGACAGTAACATCTAGATACTTAATGGATTTTTAATGCTACCGTCaatatcattatttttaattaattaaatcaaaATTTCTTCTGCATGTGCAATCCCATCTATTTGTTAATTTCATGACTTCCTCTTGTGATACCTATCAATtatcaaaacaataaaaatccATAATATtcttaaagtttatttataaataactaTATATTATGATAGCAACAATTACTAAAATTAACGAATTGAAGTTGGTTAAGTACCATGATCGCTGTTTTCGTGTTTGCTTTTATTGGTAATACTTTGTACGATGAGGTTTAGGCAATCCAGGCTGGATGTGGTGGTACCAATGTCACAACCTGTAACAAAATTAGACAAATCAATACAAAACCATATTAAAACAAGAAGTTAAGTTGTACTTGTTTTTGACacatttaaactttttatttgtctacactgtatataaaaattgtaatttagAATAGAAAGCTGTacgcgaaataaaaaaaaatgtttaaattacattattattgTAATGTAAATCAGTAACCTATAAAAAACCATATAAATATTGTGAGAGTGAGTACGTTTTTGTTCAGCGGTGTAAACGTGTAAAAGTGATGACGTTGAGAAGAGGAACATTCAAAGAGTGCATAGCGCTCACTGGCGCTCATGATCATCTTTTCAGCAGCTTGACTATAATAAGATTAGACAAAAACATTCAATGATgttagtaaaattctcctgttagtgattccatagtaaattataaaaataaacagaaaaaaacctcatgatacccgatatggtaagtatttggtcttacatttagtttacttccAACAATAACTCATTAATATATTATTGATTTATTAATAGTGATATTTTCTTTTTAGTAATTTCAGAACCATAAAAACctcttgtttatattttttaaaaaaaatttgtgcaCGTCCGGTTCTGCCATTAGCGCGACAATTTTAGCGAAGCGAAGACTTTCCGCCGTCATAGCAGGAAGCTGTTGAATATATTCGAAAATTATGCAGGTTTCTGAAAGACCACCACGTTACAGCAACATCCCCAATGTATATAAAACACGGCACAAAGCGGCTAAACCTGAGGGGATGGATTCTCATCGTTATGAAAAGTAATTTTACAAACCGTAATTCGCCTTTTGGAAGTGCACGTCAAGAATCCACTTTTCAATGAATATATCTTAGAAGAGATGGCAAATTTTCATTGTTGTGGAAAAATGTTCGAAAGACATAACGTTTTTTCAGTCGTTAGCGATGTCTGTCATAAAATATGAATTTTGCACAATAGTAAAGTACTTTTATgttcaatttaaaaaatgtttgacGGTGACAGTCAAAAAACGTTACAATTTATTAAGTTGTAAGTTAAGATATATAAAATTGTAGCTTGTGGCGTAAAATTAAAATGTCTTTGATGGTAGGAGAAACATATAAAACGCACAAGGAGCAGCAGTTCTTTTTATAAACAGATATCCCAAAAGAACTATTAATCTACGAACAATTCAAATGTTCTTCATGTGCCCCAAGTGCtttgtttttttgtgaatttttccATGAAAACTCTGCCATTTTCATGCTAAAACGGATTTAACATTGCCAATCAAAAAGTGTTAAAACATGTTGTCGTAAGGCAGCGACGaaaattatttgtaatattttctgGAAACTGTTTGTAATGATTCAACAACTGGCAGCATGGTAAATAGGGAGACTACGGCCAAACTCACTAGTAAAGTCCAAGATTTTAAAcattttgctaataatttatgATTTATACCAAAGTGGTTATTTTTACTAAAATCTTACCTACATGTATTCTTTGAATGGTTCCGAGAAGAAGGGATGATATTCTGACTTCAGTGAAAACTTTCTTGGACGCCGATTCACGTAAGATTCCATTCAAGGACAACCAACCTGGAAGACACTGGTATGAAGCCTTCTTTAAGCGTCATCCAAACTTAAGCCTAAGAACTCCAGAAGCGGTAACTAAAGCAAGAAGCTGCGTTTCTGAGAAAGACATAAAAACTGGTTTTCTAACATCGAAAATTATTTAAAGgagaaaaattattttgacaTATTGCAAGATCAAAAAAAAAGTGTTCAACGGGGACGAAACTTGTTTCCTATTTTGTCCTAAGGAGGATAAAGTTGTTGCTCCTCGCGGTGCTAAAAATGTTCACCAGATGGATCAAAGAACAGCAAAGGCCAATATTACTGAGATCTTCACCTTCTCAGCTGTGGCTCAGTAACTCCTTCGATGATCATTTACTACTATAAGAGGCTTCCAGCTGCTGTTGGTAAAAGTGGACAATGGCTTGATGGAATCTGAATTATTTGTAGACTATATTTCAAATATACTCCATCCCCATCTTTGcaaaaatgaaaaacaatttCCCGTTACTCTTTTAGGCTTTAAATAATACTCGTTGCATTATATCCAAATGCTACCAGAATCATTCAACCAGCAGATGTTAGCTGCTTTAAATGGCGAAGAAATAATCCCTTCATTGGATTGACCAAAActtattttgcaaaaatattaaagattccTTAAGGGCAGTTGCATTCCTAAGCAGTTCTTCGATTTATAAATGTTTTAAAGCTTTCGGATTGTATCCCTGGAATGTTGAATCCATTGACATTCATCACGAATCACGGATCACGAAAATGTATTGGAAAGAAGACAACAGGACCAGATATAGCTGTTGGAAATGGGAATGGAAAGGACAGTTGCGAAatgacatatcatcatcatcagtggcattacagctcgttatgagccaaagccttcttcagaacaatcttccattcgcccttgtctctggcaactcttctcgaTGCTGTTACTccaatggattttagatcatcctctatgttatcttgatacctaagttttggtcttcctctggctcgtcttcccactggtcctcttcggtcgaaaatttttcgaAATGAGATATGACATATGGACTTTATTTCCATTGTTGGACACGAAAAATGAAACCAAGTTAGACAGTACTGGGAACACTGGGGGAGATCTGATGAAAGTGAAGATTTCCAGTTGCTTGTGCTGTTCTAGTGCAGATGATTCCCTTGTTACTGTACTGTTTGATGATGAAGAGTGTGAGTCACGTTAAAATGAAGAGAGGCGTTTTGAAAAGTGTAATCTGCCTGTGCCGTATTTCACCCAAGAAAGTATTGAAGATATGGAAATAGGTTTTGGAGATAGTGTACTTATCCAAGAGCCATCTGAAATCATAAACCGCACTAGAACGAAACCAAATTCCGAAGACAACCAACTTAGTACGATTTTAGAAAACTTAGAATTTCAACAAAACATagaaaaagtaacaaaatatTGATCAATAACTAGCGTATGTAGGGGGcaaaacaaatcaataaaaagagTGGCAAACAATTGTGATTGTATCGTGGAAGCTGCTGATCAGGGGTTTTGCTTGGATCAGGGGACACTGTTGTGGCAACTGACACCAGAGCGAAAGTCTTAGCGTATAACGGAAAAAGTGCTATATATGATAACATCTAGTGGGTGGAAAAAAATTTCATGAAGAAAAGGAAGAAGCTAAGCTACAGAAAGAgacgaagaaagaagaaaataggAAAAAGCGTGAAATGTACTAAATGACCAAAGTAACAAAGGGGCTAGAAAAACCAAAACACGTCAGCAATTAACAGCATTTGTAACGGAAAACGAAGCTCTGATGACCAAAAAATCCATTATATCAACCCAAGTTCAAGTAATCTAAGCAACGAGGGGATGTGCACAATCCCAATGCGGCTGCCTAAGGATAATATCATTCGTAATAAGGGATTGTGTTTTATATGTACGAAAAATGCAACAGTAGCAAATTTTGGAATTAAGTGCCAGAACTGTATGAGAATGTACCACTACAAATGCCtgctaaaaaaaaatttatacacaCCTCTATGTGTGTGCCAAACACACATAGAGGTGTGTATTCTTTTTTTTATGCTAAGTGTGCCAAAGAAATGCGTAGTTACTTATCTTTTCTGTTCATAcgataaagatttttattttaagtttcaaTGAAATTTTGTTCATTCAGTTAAggtttttatttgaaaacattTCAGCTTAAGttacagtttttttatttaataaatgttaacatttatttaaaattatttgagcTTTTATTGTTTCATTCCATGACTATGAAAGTGATGCCATTAACTGCAGCAAGACGTGTGATAATTACTGCAGGTAGGCGCCAATGACTACAGCCATGTGAAAGCCAATAACTGCAGGCAACGTGCCAATAACTAGTACTTtctctgttttttaatttaacaaaagaactattaaatgcaagctcagaagtggcaaccgctaacagaaaacgaaaatccaaaataagtgtagaatcacaaaacatgctgaaacaaagaaaagatcttctgaGACAAAACAAATACATGTTCCATATCAGACTTTTAGAATCTCAAAGAAATATGCTCCATGGTTAACTAATACCATCAGGCAATTAATGTTAGATAGGGATAAAGCACTTACTGCTTACAAGTTAACCAGAAATATAAATCAATGGAATGACTACAAAGTATTGCGTAACTTAGTAACAGCCATGACTATAAgggagaaaaaatcatattttaaaaacatacatgatcaatcttctaaagatatgtggaataatttaaaatatttggtaaataattgcaaaatcaaaaataactttgaaattaaaaacgtgtggaatgcaaatgagataaataaacactttattgaagtcataccaaacatgaaagcagacattgatacacaaatattctatgaaaataactttaagtattccctcagttcttctcttacctttaaaacagtatctgaaattaatattttacatattattaataatattaaaagtaaagctattggtgatgatggtattaacatattaacgcttcaactgtgtattccctttcttctaccgtatatcacacatatcatcaacttttgcttaacaaattcaatttttcccactaaatggaaacgggcacatgttattccgttaccgaagactaaaaatacagaaagcatgaatgaattaagaccagtaagtgtactgcctacattatctaaaattttggaaaaggtgattgatattcagttacaaacgcatttaaaaaataacaacataatccctatgatgcagtccggttttaggtccagatatagctgtctttctgctttattaaatattacagatgatatttttagagcctatgaccaaaacaaaatatcaattctaattcttctagactactcaaaagcttttgatacaattaaccataatttgttattctctattttaaaatatattggtctagaagcgagagca from Diabrotica undecimpunctata isolate CICGRU chromosome 4, icDiaUnde3, whole genome shotgun sequence encodes:
- the pasi2 gene encoding uncharacterized protein pasi2, yielding MDYGKKSPTRGTPSVYSHTTSRSNANLHRSSRSLKSLKIPWYQKPLVQDAIFLDVQRASLIAAIFSLLLSIFTIITACFDLYCYAMAAPGSTHYGYYVISFQFVYVGSRHVRNTLVMFACFSILLSMAVFVTSIMLINALRKEYEKRMQPWIYTFAAFTIFRFLAFLFFSIVNDMIFAYNIIMCLLWIIFLVLSVYGWVLVYSLFIELSELTRLEDLAHLRMGTMQSLNTSTAPSLAGSRPTTPHSTVSTMPV